In Thiovibrio frasassiensis, one DNA window encodes the following:
- the napF gene encoding ferredoxin-type protein NapF — protein sequence MITNPDRRLFLRGGRPLAIRPPWSLSEDDFVKRCNRCRDCCSHCPQGILAPDLLGFPRVNFSKGPCTFCGACAQHCTPQALVMDTAAPPWLHKAVFAKTCLNGQGIPCRTCGEQCDSNAIIFPPSPGGRILPQLVTADCTGCGACYAVCPVQAIDLLT from the coding sequence ATGATCACAAACCCGGACCGCCGCCTATTCCTGCGAGGTGGACGCCCCCTGGCCATCCGCCCGCCCTGGAGCCTGTCGGAAGATGATTTTGTAAAGCGCTGCAACCGGTGCAGAGATTGCTGTAGCCACTGCCCCCAAGGGATTCTTGCCCCCGACCTCCTTGGCTTCCCCCGGGTGAATTTCAGCAAAGGGCCATGCACCTTCTGTGGCGCTTGCGCCCAACATTGCACCCCGCAGGCTCTCGTCATGGATACCGCTGCTCCACCATGGCTCCACAAGGCGGTCTTTGCCAAAACCTGCCTCAACGGCCAAGGTATCCCGTGTCGGACCTGCGGCGAGCAATGCGACAGCAACGCCATCATCTTCCCCCCCTCCCCCGGCGGACGCATCCTTCCCCAGCTGGTCACGGCCGATTGCACCGGCTGCGGTGCCTGCTATGCGGTATGCCCGGTCCAAGCCATTGATCTTCTCACCTGA
- a CDS encoding helix-turn-helix transcriptional regulator: MQTATPFPPTGFLRLAQIVGNPKTGTPPIIPVSKTTWWQGVKSGRYPKPIKLSKRCTGWRVSEILGLLESMAKEVVA, from the coding sequence ATGCAGACAGCAACACCCTTTCCCCCCACCGGCTTTTTGCGCCTTGCTCAAATCGTCGGCAATCCCAAGACCGGCACCCCCCCAATCATCCCAGTCAGCAAAACCACATGGTGGCAGGGAGTCAAGTCTGGCCGTTACCCCAAGCCAATCAAGCTAAGCAAAAGGTGCACCGGTTGGCGAGTTTCAGAGATTCTAGGCTTACTTGAATCCATGGCAAAGGAGGTGGTAGCATGA
- the pgsA gene encoding CDP-diacylglycerol--glycerol-3-phosphate 3-phosphatidyltransferase, whose product MSRHAIFTIPNMLTGYRFAVAPVLLFFLYPEPSIGVSLVAFFLFLTGALTDLADGYYARKHKIETVLGKLMDPVADKVLVCAALVMLIPMGKIPAWLVFVILARELVITGLRGVAASSGIVVAASGMGKLKSILQYTALCVLIFPLGVLPIPFLHDLGKVILYVSAVMTVWSGVDYFYRFQKIFLGTPH is encoded by the coding sequence ATGAGCCGACACGCGATCTTCACCATTCCCAATATGCTCACCGGCTATCGCTTTGCGGTGGCGCCGGTGCTCCTCTTTTTTCTCTATCCCGAGCCAAGCATCGGGGTGAGCCTGGTGGCCTTTTTTCTTTTTCTCACCGGCGCCCTCACCGATCTTGCGGACGGCTACTACGCCCGCAAGCACAAGATCGAAACGGTGCTGGGCAAATTGATGGACCCGGTGGCCGACAAGGTCCTGGTCTGTGCGGCCTTGGTCATGCTGATCCCCATGGGCAAGATCCCGGCCTGGCTGGTCTTCGTCATCCTGGCCCGGGAGTTGGTAATCACCGGGCTCCGCGGCGTGGCCGCCTCTTCGGGCATCGTGGTCGCGGCCAGCGGCATGGGCAAATTGAAGAGCATCTTGCAGTACACCGCGCTCTGCGTCCTGATCTTCCCCTTGGGAGTGCTGCCCATTCCCTTCCTGCATGACCTTGGCAAAGTCATCCTCTATGTTTCCGCCGTCATGACGGTGTGGTCCGGGGTGGATTATTTTTACCGGTTCCAGAAAATCTTCCTGGGCACTCCCCACTAA
- a CDS encoding tyrosine-type recombinase/integrase: MPKIGKDLLSDVSIKTAKTKDKTYSLRDGGGLWLVIEPTGKKWWKLKTVFVKKENSFSLGEYPTVTLSLAREQRNGIRKQIATGIDPAVSRKSEKAKAAGDGTFEAVAREWHNRFKNKWTVGHAESIMTRLGKDVFPFIGIRPMNEITPPEMLAVIRRIESRTLETAHRAKITCGQVYRYAIAIGKATHNPVDALRGALPPVKPKHMAAPTDPKEVAPLLRMIAGYDGSFVVACALRLAPLVFVRPGELRHAEWAAIDLDSAEWRYMATKTKAEHLVPLSRQAVEILREVHDLTGSGRYVFPSARSASRPMSDNTINAALRRMGIDTKLELTGHGFRAMARTILDEVLGFRPELIEHQLAHAVRDPLGRAYNRTTYLPERKAMMQAWADYLDKIKIGAEIIPIRDAG, encoded by the coding sequence ATGCCTAAAATAGGGAAAGATTTACTGTCAGACGTTTCAATCAAGACCGCCAAGACCAAAGACAAGACATATTCCTTGCGTGACGGGGGAGGCTTGTGGCTTGTTATTGAACCGACCGGGAAAAAGTGGTGGAAGTTGAAAACCGTCTTTGTCAAAAAGGAAAATTCTTTTTCCCTTGGAGAATATCCTACGGTCACTTTATCCCTTGCCAGAGAGCAGCGCAACGGGATACGGAAACAAATAGCGACAGGGATTGACCCGGCAGTCTCGAGGAAAAGTGAAAAGGCCAAAGCTGCCGGGGATGGTACCTTTGAGGCTGTAGCCAGAGAGTGGCACAATAGATTTAAGAATAAATGGACTGTAGGCCATGCCGAATCCATAATGACTAGACTCGGAAAAGACGTTTTCCCCTTCATTGGTATCAGACCGATGAATGAAATCACCCCACCTGAAATGTTAGCCGTCATACGCCGTATCGAATCCAGAACCCTTGAAACAGCACATCGCGCAAAGATTACTTGTGGTCAAGTCTATCGTTACGCTATCGCCATCGGCAAGGCCACGCATAACCCCGTTGACGCATTGCGCGGAGCATTACCCCCGGTCAAGCCAAAGCACATGGCGGCACCAACAGACCCGAAAGAAGTCGCCCCACTCCTGCGCATGATTGCTGGGTATGACGGTTCTTTTGTAGTCGCCTGCGCCTTGCGGCTGGCACCGCTTGTCTTTGTCCGTCCAGGAGAACTACGCCATGCAGAATGGGCGGCGATTGATTTGGATAGCGCCGAATGGCGTTACATGGCCACAAAAACTAAGGCTGAACACCTTGTTCCATTATCCCGACAGGCAGTAGAAATATTGAGAGAGGTACACGACTTGACCGGATCAGGAAGATATGTTTTCCCCTCCGCGCGATCCGCTTCAAGACCGATGAGCGACAACACCATCAATGCCGCACTGCGGCGCATGGGGATTGATACCAAGTTAGAGCTGACTGGCCATGGATTCCGGGCAATGGCGCGAACGATTCTTGATGAAGTGCTTGGTTTCCGTCCTGAGTTGATAGAACATCAACTTGCGCACGCTGTTCGCGATCCGTTAGGCAGGGCCTATAATCGGACAACCTATCTTCCTGAGCGTAAAGCCATGATGCAGGCCTGGGCTGACTATTTGGACAAGATCAAGATTGGCGCTGAGATCATACCTATTAGGGATGCTGGCTAA